A genomic segment from Candidatus Schekmanbacteria bacterium encodes:
- a CDS encoding chemotaxis protein CheW — protein sequence MGDSLTEHKSAVETNHPDKGGKFLTFFLGKEEYGIEILKVHEIIGMMPITPVPRTPKFVRGVINLRGRIIPVMELRQKFGMSSVEQTDESCIIVVQSDGVQTGIIVDRVSEVLDIANENIEDAPSFGAGVNIEYILGLGKSEGRVKLLLDIDKILENEKTEKLNVNSCAE from the coding sequence ATGGGGGATTCATTAACTGAACACAAATCTGCCGTAGAGACAAATCATCCGGATAAAGGGGGTAAATTTTTAACTTTTTTTCTTGGTAAAGAAGAGTACGGGATTGAAATCCTAAAAGTCCACGAAATAATCGGGATGATGCCTATAACTCCTGTTCCCCGCACCCCCAAGTTTGTCCGTGGTGTAATTAATCTTCGGGGCAGAATAATCCCTGTTATGGAATTGAGACAGAAATTTGGAATGTCTTCAGTTGAGCAGACAGACGAAAGCTGCATAATAGTGGTTCAGTCCGATGGAGTTCAGACAGGCATAATTGTTGATAGGGTGTCGGAGGTGCTTGATATAGCAAACGAAAATATTGAGGATGCACCCTCTTTTGGGGCTGGTGTAAACATCGAATATATCCTTGGACTTGGAAAATCTGAAGGGAGAGTAAAACTCCTTCTTGATATTGATAAGATTCTTGAAAATGAAAAGACAGAGAAACTGAATGTAAATTCATGTGCAGAATAA